AAGGTGATAACTGATATCCTGCGCCATTTGAAAAAATGGGACAAGCCACGATCGATCCATCGGGCCCACAAAGAGGCAGTAATACTCGGTGGATTGTCGCCGGTTGAAATGCTCCTCGCAGATTCAGGAGCACATCTTCCTGAGCCCAGCTTCTGCGGTAACTATAGTTTCTAACTATGACGACACAATGCTATAAATCCCAGCACGAGCTACTCCAAGAGCGCGCCGCAGCAGTAGACCTGCGGGCATACCACCTGCATTTGGACTTATCTCAGGTGAAGGAAAGCCCCACGTTTGGCGCGACGAGCTGCATCGAGCTCACCACCACCGAGCCCGAGCTTTTCCTGGACTACCTGGGAGAATCGGTAGAGCAGGTAACAGTTAACGGTCAGGCGCAGGACATCGACTTTGATGGCAGCCTTATCCGCCTCCACGGGCTACCGGTGGGGGAGGAGCTAACCATTGAGATCAGCGGCACCTCGCGCTACTCGCGTACGGGCCAGGGTTTGCACCGCATGCACGACCAGGCCGATGACGCGACCTATCTGTACTCGCMCCTCGAGCCTTCCGATGCCCGCCGCATCTTCCCTTGCTTTGAGCAGCCCGACCTCAAGGCGCCGTTCCACGTCGCCATGACCGCGCCGAAGGACTGGCAGATCCTCYCCAACCAGCCGGAGACCGAGCGCGAGGAGCRGGGGGACAATGCCACGGTTCGCTTTGCSCCCMCCCCGCCGCTCTCGACGTACCTCACCTCTTTTGCCGCGGGGCCTTATCAGTATCAAGAACGCGTCTGGACCTCGCCGGATGGCGAGCACTCCGCGCAGCTGCGCGCCTTTGCCCGCGCCTCCATGTTTGAGTACTTGGACGAGGAGATCTTGGAGCTTACCGCACAGGGCATGGACTATTTCCACGAGAATTTCGGCTTTGCTTACCCTTGGGGTAAGTACGATTCCATCTTCGTACCGGAATATAACCTCGGCGCGATGGAGAACCCGGGCCTGGTGACCTTTACGGAAAGCTATATCTTCCGCTCTAAGGCCACGCACAGCCAGAAGGCCGCTCGCGCAAATACCATCCTGCACGAGATGTCCCACATGTGGTTCGGCGATCTTGTCACCCCGCAGTGGTGGGACGATCTCTGGCTCAAGGAGTCCTTTGCCGAGTTCATGGGCGCCGATGCCTCCGTGCACGCCACCGCCTACGAAGAGGCGTGGGTCAACTTCGCTGGCGAGCGCAAGAACTGGGCCTACCTGCAGGATCAGCTTCCCACCACGCACCCCATCAAGGCCGAGATCCCAGACGTGGATGCCGCGCGCCAGAACTTCGATGGCATTACCTATGCCAAGGGCGCGGCCGTGCTCAAGCAGCTCGTGCACTACGTAGGCCGCGATAATTTTTACGCGGGCGCAAGGAATTACTTCCAGGAGCATGCCTTCGCCGCGGCCACCTTCGATGACCTGCTCACTGCCCTGAAAAAGCACACCGACCGCGACCTCGATTCCTGGTCAAAGGCGTGGCTGCGCACCTGGGGGCCGGATACACTTACCCCGGAGCTGCACACGGAGGGCGACAAGATCACCGAGCTCGCGGTGAGCGCCGAGGCCGAGGATACGACCCGGCCACMCCGCCTGAGCGTGGCGCTTTTTGATGCCTCCTTGCACAAGTACCGCGAATTCGACATCGMCCTTCCCGCCGGTGGCCACCGCACCATCGTGGATGAGGCGGCGGGGGAGAAGGCCCCGGCATTGCTGCTGCTTAACGATGCCGACCACACCTACACCAAGGTCCGCTTCGACGACGTTTCGCTTGCCACCATCAGCGATCACCTCTCCGAGGTCCAGGATGGGCTTAGCCGCGCGGTCATCTGGACCTCGTTGTGGAACCTCACTAGGGACGGGGAATGGAATGCGGAGGAGTACGTGGGGGTCGTCGCCAAGCACGCGCCCGCAGAGACCAATGCCACGCTGCTGACCACCGCTTACGGCAATGCGCACTTTGCCATCCAGCACTATGTGGCCGAAGACCGCCGCGAGCAGGTGCGCGCCGAATTCGCCGATGCACTGTGGGAACAGCTCGACGCCGCGGATCCGGGCTCCGATGCGCAGCTCATTCTGGCCCGCACCTCCATTGCCGCACTGGCCGCAACGCCTAAGGACTCCGGCACCGATCGCCTGCGTGACCTGCTCGCCGGCGCGGTGGCGGGCCTGCGCCTCGATCCGCAGATCCGCTGGTCCATCCTGCGCGCCCTAGCCGCCCGCGACGCCGTCAAACTGGATGAGTTGGAGGCAGAAAAGCAGCGCGATAATACGCTGACCGGCGCCGCCGAATTCTTGGGCGCTAGCCACGCCTTCCCCACGCCGCAGACCAAGCGGGCCGCCTTCAATAGCGCGCTAACGCCAGGGGAGTACTCCAATGCGGAGGTCGATGCCCTGCTGGCCGGCTTTAATGCCCCGCGCTCGGCGGAGCTGCAGGAAGAATTCGCCGAAGAGTTCTTCCGCCGCGTCGAAGAAATCTGGGATAACCACCCCATTGAGATAGCCAACCGGCTGATCCGCGGCCTCTACCCGGAATCTTCCATGGCGGAGTCCGCCACCACGGATCTCCTGCACAAGGATCTACCGGGTGCGCTGCGCCGCGTACTCCTAGAGTGCCGCGATCACCTGCGCCGCACCCTGCGCGTGCGCGCTCAGCAGTAGGCGGGTCAATAGACTGTACCGCCGCCGGCTCGCGCCGGAGTTCCCCTCGGG
This is a stretch of genomic DNA from Corynebacterium accolens. It encodes these proteins:
- the pepN gene encoding aminopeptidase N, which produces MTTQCYKSQHELLQERAAAVDLRAYHLHLDLSQVKESPTFGATSCIELTTTEPELFLDYLGESVEQVTVNGQAQDIDFDGSLIRLHGLPVGEELTIEISGTSRYSRTGQGLHRMHDQADDATYLYSXLEPSDARRIFPCFEQPDLKAPFHVAMTAPKDWQILXNQPETEREEXGDNATVRFAPXPPLSTYLTSFAAGPYQYQERVWTSPDGEHSAQLRAFARASMFEYLDEEILELTAQGMDYFHENFGFAYPWGKYDSIFVPEYNLGAMENPGLVTFTESYIFRSKATHSQKAARANTILHEMSHMWFGDLVTPQWWDDLWLKESFAEFMGADASVHATAYEEAWVNFAGERKNWAYLQDQLPTTHPIKAEIPDVDAARQNFDGITYAKGAAVLKQLVHYVGRDNFYAGARNYFQEHAFAAATFDDLLTALKKHTDRDLDSWSKAWLRTWGPDTLTPELHTEGDKITELAVSAEAEDTTRPXRLSVALFDASLHKYREFDIXLPAGGHRTIVDEAAGEKAPALLLLNDADHTYTKVRFDDVSLATISDHLSEVQDGLSRAVIWTSLWNLTRDGEWNAEEYVGVVAKHAPAETNATLLTTAYGNAHFAIQHYVAEDRREQVRAEFADALWEQLDAADPGSDAQLILARTSIAALAATPKDSGTDRLRDLLAGAVAGLRLDPQIRWSILRALAARDAVKLDELEAEKQRDNTLTGAAEFLGASHAFPTPQTKRAAFNSALTPGEYSNAEVDALLAGFNAPRSAELQEEFAEEFFRRVEEIWDNHPIEIANRLIRGLYPESSMAESATTDLLHKDLPGALRRVLLECRDHLRRTLRVRAQQ